The genomic DNA atagatagacagatcaTTTTCCAGTAATAACTAAACAAGAAAGAGCaagttaacatttaaaaatctttatttttcctaTGGCATTAGAGAACACTGAAGAACAAAATCACAGTGTGAGAACCTTCAAGTGCAaacaagaaatgtaaaaaaacaaaaaactgtgtcCTTGATGAGTACTTGTCACCCTCCACATGGAAATGTATACTGTGAAAATTCATCTTCAacaattaaagaaaagaaaagtgcaaCTCCATCTTTGTCTGGtacaatcaaataaaatatgcaCCAAGCTGTTTCTCCTTAAAGatatcaacataaaaaaagatccacatctcagttttatttcaaatcTTAAGTGCCCAAATCCTGCTGATCCAACTcctgaaagaaaacataaatgtctTAAATCTTTGAACTCCAGCACCAAGATCAGTCGCCGTCAGAGCGACGGTGCCAACCAAAGAATACAGAATAAGGACTTGCATACACTGATAATGCCACATTACTCAAACTGATAGTTGTTCCTGTAAATGATTGTGGATAACATgccaaaaaaatgacatttgattTTTGAATATAGAagttagacaaaaaaaaaatgtgtacttGATTTCTTCTACTGTCAGTAACCAGGTAtgtatatgaataaaaaaaaaacaaagcttccCTTATTCTGGACTGAGGCTGTCTCAACAGCAGTACTACAGTACTACAACACTGTAAACTGTCAGGGAACTCCTCATAAGGCCAGTCTTCACTGCCTCCAGTGTTTGAACATGACTTATCTTTTGTATCCTTACCTTCTAAAGCATTCTGGTAATTAGGTATAGCATAGGTAATGTGATTTGTGTACTAGTCCACAGTAATAGGGTCTCCGAATCAGCATGATGACGGACCTTTCACTGCTTCTCCTCATATTTCTTCTCTCCTAGAGTAGCTCAAAGCCAGCCTGGCAAACATCCAGCAGAGAGAAGAGCCAGAaagtgggagagaaaaaaaaaacttcctttCCAGCAGCAAAAGCCAGCAACGCCATTCTTTAATGGTGAAAATAAATAGCTGCTTTCCAGCAACTGGCTTTCTACCCATTTAATGCATTTGCTTTTGAGTCGTGTGCCGTTCCACTGAGCCCCAGTTGCTACGGCGCCTGTGTTTCCGGGTGCATTAGCTGCTGCACCACCATGTCTATATTGACGATGGGACTGAAGTATAATGCCCAGTAAAAGAAACAGTTGCACACAAACTGCGGGACGAATGGCCACAGCAGAGCGAATGCAAACCCCTGCGATAGCATCTTCCACAGATGGTTCCACATCTTGTCTGGCAGAGCcctaaacaaagaaaagaaaagaaaagaaaagagttaaCAAGTTAAAAAAGTAAGAGGACACCTCCAACCCTACCCTAAGAGGAAACCTCTTTTCTTACAGTATAGTGTTTGTTTATCAAGGGATGTTTAACACCTAGTCCTAGTAGGCAttctgttatatggagcaatgaaactagaaatgtttcacattaaacAACCTAAAAGCAAAGAGAGctggtttttaaatgaacaacaaTTGAATAAGCGATAATCAAATGAGTTCAATAATCACTGTGAATACTGCAGGTGCTAGGTTTTGataaaagagagaaatgcatgaaaaaaaataaaataaaaaaagggaacatgAAGAACTGTGTGTACCTGATCCTGGCTCTTGTCAACAGTCTCCACAGTGTACAGCCTTCCAGCACAGACAGCAGCATGGCGTTAACAATGATGAAGCGGGACGTCCAGTAGTGGACATCCAACCAGTCCCACGCAAACTCTGCTATTAGCTGGTACGGAAGCAGGAGATACTTCACCAGGAACTCCACCCACTGACGCCAGTTTGGCTCCAACTGACCAACACAGGGACATCATAGAATATAAGAAGAAAAGCTGGTGTGTGGGCACTTTTTGTAGTACATAATTGTATTAATTTGGATGTCATTATCATATACATCTTTTAATTTCTAGTCTTTGAATTTCCTGAGAAATTGATAACTCTGATAGTTTCTTTCTCTATCCGTTACGGCTGGATTTAAAAGATATTATATttgctgtgtctctgtttgtttgtttttattcaaaaatgtcacCTGTGAGTTGAGGAAGCTGCTCTCCACCGAGTGGTCGAGGTGCGCGATGGCTGGGCAGCAGGTGTGCAGGAAGGGCAGGAAGGTTTCCGCATAGTCGAACAAATACAAGTAGAAGAGCGTGAGACGAGGCGATCGCTTCAGTGCGTACAGCAAAAACAACGACTTCCCAGCGTTGGCCGTCTGATGGAAAGTGACATGAAGACACACAGTGTTGTCACTATACATGTAAGACATATAACAAACCACAACTTAGTGTATAAGAGGGTGAAACTTTTGCATAACATATACAATAACACAGCATCAGGACGGAGCTCAGTGGCCAATCACAATATGTAATCATCCCTCATTGACCTGACCTGAATCTGTAAGGGTTATTATTATCTGTGTGCCGTGCCACAAACCCCTACAAACAGAAACTCTGCTTACACTGCGAAAAAAGAATTTTTTTGGGCAATAATCTAGGAACTCACTTTGTATTCCCAGAGATTTTGTGGAGGTTTGACCCCCAGAACTTTAACTCTGTCCAGTTCAGCTAAGACAGCTCGTCGATGTGCATGACTTTCAATGTTGTAAGGCAGCTTTAACAGCTCCTCTTCGCCCAGCATTAACAGTAACctgaagcaaacaaacaaacacaacaatgcatGAACAACAAGTCACATGTTTCCATATTTTACACTGCATTGTTTTGCTGACTGTTGCCAGAGTGGTCATTTTAATCCTAACTATCTAACATTTGATTAACATCTTGTTCAATGATACATTTGAAAGTAATGAGGGAGGGATGAGTTGATACGATACTCAGGATGGTCAAAATCATTGGCtcagaaaaactaaatatagCTTTCACAAAGcacagtgtgtaagaattgttttcttctttatagAAGCAGAATGTGTTATAATTAGGTGGCAAATGCATCAGTTTAAATGTTTGCTTAGTAGTTTACATGGTGTAAAAAGACTATTGGACTATACTAGTTGTGGTATCTGTATCAGAATCATCATGATTTGCCAAAATCAAATCATAGAATATCTTGTTTAATCAactcaataaaacaacaaaactgtagAACAACTTTAGCAGTGTGCTCACAATTTACCTTTATCTTTTATTGTATCTGCATTTCAAAAATGACGACAGGAAAATGAGGCCAGTAGTCCAGTGTTATGTTATATTACCTTCCATTGACGTTTTCCTGCTGGAAGGCTTCACTGTAAAGCTGGGCCCAGGGCCCCAGGTTTTCCAGCCAGGACACAACTTCCTCTGCCGTCCAGTGAGACACTGGTTTAGTGATGAGCAGGTCGTGCTGCTCCACCACACCACTGCTCCAGTGATACACCATCACCATTACCTAGAAACAcatgcaattttttttcccttttctattCCTACatatgtgttttttatataaataattgaatatatTTGTTTGTAAAGTTTGCAATATACTACTGCCGCTATTACTACTGCTTCAAGGATTACACATTTTCTACACACAGTGACATTGCTCCCGAGTGCCAcatggacaaaacaaacatgttctctCCAGAATGGGTATAATACATACTGCTGTCATACAAAAAGCTGTATTTTCATAAAATTTGATTCATATTTATGCTGTTTCTATATTTGCACGGGTCTGCTTGGGTGAAGCCACAGTGTTGCGACTGCAAAGATTCATGGGGCAGAAATGATCTCCTTGCATTATGAAAATACTGGTCCACTGTATCCTACAGACTAAAGGAAACAAGATGAGGAGTTTACCCTAGCATGTAGAGAATTCAACCAtctcattttttttagattaaactACAGGAAGTCAGGAATATTTTGACACAATTATATCTATATAATAAATAGTTCCTGTCTAATCAT from Solea solea chromosome 10, fSolSol10.1, whole genome shotgun sequence includes the following:
- the LOC131467701 gene encoding bifunctional apoptosis regulator-like isoform X2, which encodes MEWESSDDRQGGSLCDPLDLTNSSEPPTTSNITEHEFSCHCCYDILVNPTTLTCGHNFCRHCLALWWESSRKNECPECREKWEGFPKVNILLRDATEKLFSDVIQQRRAAVQANPKVSRSLLAFQRYGDNLGRSRTNQHKGAGFFFSGVLSALTFVAVMVMVYHWSSGVVEQHDLLITKPVSHWTAEEVVSWLENLGPWAQLYSEAFQQENVNGRLLLMLGEEELLKLPYNIESHAHRRAVLAELDRVKVLGVKPPQNLWEYKTANAGKSLFLLYALKRSPRLTLFYLYLFDYAETFLPFLHTCCPAIAHLDHSVESSFLNSQLEPNWRQWVEFLVKYLLLPYQLIAEFAWDWLDVHYWTSRFIIVNAMLLSVLEGCTLWRLLTRARIRALPDKMWNHLWKMLSQGFAFALLWPFVPQFVCNCFFYWALYFSPIVNIDMVVQQLMHPETQAP
- the LOC131467701 gene encoding bifunctional apoptosis regulator-like isoform X1 translates to MNKQCQILESVAYFVEPLKQMEWESSDDRQGGSLCDPLDLTNSSEPPTTSNITEHEFSCHCCYDILVNPTTLTCGHNFCRHCLALWWESSRKNECPECREKWEGFPKVNILLRDATEKLFSDVIQQRRAAVQANPKVSRSLLAFQRYGDNLGRSRTNQHKGAGFFFSGVLSALTFVAVMVMVYHWSSGVVEQHDLLITKPVSHWTAEEVVSWLENLGPWAQLYSEAFQQENVNGRLLLMLGEEELLKLPYNIESHAHRRAVLAELDRVKVLGVKPPQNLWEYKTANAGKSLFLLYALKRSPRLTLFYLYLFDYAETFLPFLHTCCPAIAHLDHSVESSFLNSQLEPNWRQWVEFLVKYLLLPYQLIAEFAWDWLDVHYWTSRFIIVNAMLLSVLEGCTLWRLLTRARIRALPDKMWNHLWKMLSQGFAFALLWPFVPQFVCNCFFYWALYFSPIVNIDMVVQQLMHPETQAP